In Pseudobacter ginsenosidimutans, the following are encoded in one genomic region:
- a CDS encoding SGNH/GDSL hydrolase family protein, with the protein MLRKYFFLAGSLSIISTVVSAQSPSLVFPDGAKVCFVGNSITQAGEYLHYIRGFYATRYPEQKVEFINCGISGDVTGGILARMQPDIMVHKPDYAVIMIGMNDVNRPLYAARFNGIDSIQQKKKMALAIYKDNLSQIVKYFVDHKVKVILQKPSIYDQTAKLPQENLNGVNDALATCAGYMQELADKYRLRTVDYWSIMTAINRKMQATDSSFTIVGKDRVHPASPGHFTMAYQFLHSTLGAIPANIISLNYGSKKVVATHGARVTDLSFSKNEIHFTHQPASLPYIMFSAATPALDLVPFTKEFNTELLKVAGLPEGNYRLVLNDSIAGEFSSAQFSEGINIALLNTPQSRQAKEVLEYCLKMKSIESDLRQLRHMEYRTLFKLPNGNIKDSGIAILQRKLADTATKKNERPPAERYLKNKPKEEDLYKEWDRMQQRLYEINKPEAVRVKIEKI; encoded by the coding sequence ATGCTCAGAAAGTATTTCTTCCTTGCAGGAAGCCTGTCCATTATTTCTACGGTCGTTTCTGCACAATCTCCTTCCCTTGTATTTCCTGATGGCGCTAAAGTTTGTTTTGTTGGCAACAGCATTACACAGGCAGGGGAATACCTTCATTATATCAGGGGCTTCTATGCCACCAGGTACCCTGAACAGAAAGTGGAATTCATCAATTGTGGAATCTCAGGTGATGTTACCGGCGGTATCCTCGCGCGGATGCAACCGGATATAATGGTCCACAAACCTGATTATGCCGTGATCATGATTGGTATGAACGATGTGAACCGTCCACTCTATGCAGCCAGATTCAATGGCATCGATAGTATTCAGCAAAAGAAGAAAATGGCATTGGCTATTTATAAAGATAACCTTTCACAGATCGTAAAATACTTTGTAGATCATAAAGTGAAAGTGATCCTGCAAAAACCAAGCATCTATGATCAAACAGCAAAACTTCCCCAGGAAAACCTGAATGGAGTGAACGATGCGCTGGCAACCTGCGCCGGCTATATGCAGGAACTGGCCGACAAATACCGGTTACGCACAGTTGATTACTGGAGTATCATGACTGCCATCAACAGGAAGATGCAGGCAACAGACAGCAGCTTTACCATTGTTGGTAAGGACCGCGTGCATCCTGCATCACCCGGGCATTTCACTATGGCCTATCAATTCCTGCACTCAACGCTTGGCGCTATTCCTGCCAATATCATTTCACTGAATTACGGATCAAAGAAAGTGGTTGCCACGCATGGCGCCAGGGTGACTGACCTCTCATTCTCAAAGAACGAAATCCATTTTACCCACCAGCCTGCTTCCCTGCCCTATATCATGTTCTCAGCAGCTACTCCGGCGCTGGACCTGGTGCCATTTACAAAAGAATTCAATACGGAATTGCTGAAAGTGGCAGGCTTGCCTGAAGGCAATTACCGGTTAGTCCTTAACGATAGTATAGCTGGTGAATTCAGCAGCGCTCAATTCAGTGAAGGCATCAATATTGCATTGCTGAATACGCCACAAAGCCGGCAGGCGAAAGAAGTGCTGGAGTATTGTTTGAAGATGAAATCCATTGAATCTGATCTCCGCCAGCTTCGTCATATGGAATACAGGACCCTGTTCAAATTACCGAATGGCAATATCAAAGACAGTGGTATCGCCATCCTGCAAAGGAAACTGGCAGATACGGCTACTAAAAAGAATGAGCGCCCACCTGCAGAACGTTACCTGAAGAACAAACCGAAGGAAGAGGACTTGTACAAAGAGTGGGACAGGATGCAGCAAAGATTGTATGAGATCAATAAACCGGAGGCTGTGAGGGTGAAGATAGAGAAGATCTGA
- a CDS encoding fatty acid desaturase family protein, which yields MQIKSGRELILATKPFAKEIPWKSWYFTLSTLAILMAFFAGIYFLNNPLLRIACSIGAGLTMVRMFVIYHDHQHHTILHRSLPADVLFKLYGIFILAPTSIWKRSHDYHHNHNSKLFSASIGSYPIMTKQKFMQSSKAEQRSYLFVRHPLTILFGYLTMFVYGMCVRSFLSAPKRHWDSLVALVVHFTIGVLIFVYLGWFTWLLAAVIPFLVAFMIGAYLFYAQHNFPGVTFREKDEWCYEEAAMSSSSYMVMNPFWKWVTANIGYHHIHHINSRIPFYRLPEVMSSIPQLQKAKTTTLNPADIIACFRLKVWDPSTNSMVGVK from the coding sequence ATGCAAATTAAATCGGGCAGGGAACTGATCCTTGCCACCAAACCATTTGCCAAAGAAATCCCCTGGAAAAGCTGGTATTTTACCCTTTCTACGCTGGCAATATTGATGGCGTTCTTCGCAGGTATTTATTTTCTCAACAATCCCTTGTTGCGCATTGCCTGCAGCATCGGAGCCGGACTGACCATGGTGCGCATGTTCGTGATCTACCATGATCACCAGCACCATACCATCCTGCACCGCTCTTTGCCAGCAGATGTTCTGTTCAAACTCTACGGTATTTTCATACTGGCGCCCACCAGCATCTGGAAGCGCTCGCATGATTATCACCACAATCATAACAGTAAACTCTTCAGTGCCAGCATCGGCTCATACCCGATCATGACCAAACAGAAATTCATGCAGTCTTCCAAAGCAGAGCAACGCAGCTACCTGTTTGTCCGTCATCCGCTGACCATTCTGTTCGGATACCTCACCATGTTCGTGTATGGTATGTGCGTGCGCTCTTTTCTCAGTGCGCCCAAACGTCACTGGGATTCATTGGTTGCATTGGTGGTGCATTTCACTATCGGTGTACTGATCTTTGTATACCTGGGCTGGTTCACCTGGCTGCTGGCTGCCGTGATCCCATTCCTGGTAGCATTCATGATCGGCGCTTATTTGTTCTATGCCCAGCATAATTTCCCCGGTGTGACCTTCCGCGAAAAAGATGAATGGTGTTATGAAGAAGCTGCCATGTCATCCTCCAGTTATATGGTGATGAATCCTTTCTGGAAATGGGTTACAGCCAATATCGGGTATCATCATATCCATCATATCAATTCCCGTATTCCATTTTATCGCCTTCCGGAAGTAATGTCAAGCATTCCACAATTGCAGAAAGCAAAAACAACAACCTTGAATCCTGCGGACATCATTGCCTGCTTCCGGTTGAAAGTATGGGACCCTTCCACCAATTCCATGGTTGGAGTAAAGTAG
- a CDS encoding SusC/RagA family TonB-linked outer membrane protein has product MRRPLLVLMAMLMALYSFSQSKQVTGSVTDQRDGAPIPGVTVTVKGTSTSTVTEPDGSFKLTVPGNATTLVFSSVGFQTQEAAIGSGIVNVQLVVGSSSLSEVVITGYTTQNKRQSAGSSIRVAGDELKLQPVGSFDRALQGKVPGLMALSSSGQPGSAAEITIRGKGSISGSNSPLYIIDGIQVSAADFATINPGDIESYNILKDASSTAIYGSRGANGVIVITTKRGSSGLTKVNYDGQFGFSELPKNKLRLMTSREKVDYEKHSRPLYDPNDPSWDGSNPFGWTPDEMDSLAKIDNGIADKMFRKGTTQQHMVSASGGNDKTKFFLSGSIFDQQGIVRNTGLKRYTGRANIDNTFGNWKIGLNASFGYSRLTNTLENDVYIGQPLNAIRWFNPYITLYNPDGTYRYDGYGGQPNPLQEQFENTYNGDQLKGIGSAYIEYALPWVKGLKVRTQWGADFTQDEDLRYLDRTTDQGIQAIGSRGSLRRGYTKFVRYTGTTSLNYTTSFGDHDLSLSLFNEIVKAKQESFGFTGYGMIGPFKNESGITPGTADNGYIPTVRGSVTENGLLSYFFDGVYGYKNRYFLNAGVRRDGSSRLSRDNRWSTFGHVGASWIVSDEEFMAGTENWLSMLKLKASYGAVGSQGVGDFATLPLLSAAVYNGEPGLVLTNLQRPLTWERKVMFNTGVEFALFNNRVNGSIEYYNNQTKDLFLPRQLSRTSGWLEVINNLGSLRNSGIEIALEGAVVRTKDFNLSLNVNYTHNKNKLTDQAGLDEQVSGVFINKVGESINSLYLVRYAGVDPETGDALYLKADGKTTTDFDEANRVIVGTVDPPNFGGFGTTMNYKGLELNVQFSYAYGHYIFNNDRTNVENPGYWFSNLAASMLKEWQKPGDITDVPSPFNSYQPETNRYAEKGDFLRLQNVMLSYSLPKTVIGKLKGVRNIRVFAQGQNLYVWHNVLGYDPEVPNGMLLGGQYPQLKTITFGLNLGF; this is encoded by the coding sequence ATGAGAAGACCATTATTAGTTCTGATGGCAATGCTCATGGCATTGTACTCTTTCTCTCAGTCAAAACAAGTGACGGGGTCCGTAACCGACCAGCGGGACGGCGCTCCAATACCGGGTGTGACTGTTACAGTGAAAGGAACATCAACATCCACAGTAACGGAACCTGATGGATCGTTTAAGTTAACGGTTCCGGGAAATGCAACCACACTTGTATTCAGTAGTGTTGGATTTCAGACGCAGGAAGCTGCAATTGGTAGTGGGATAGTGAACGTTCAACTGGTAGTTGGCAGCAGTTCATTATCTGAAGTGGTGATCACCGGTTACACCACTCAAAATAAACGTCAGTCCGCCGGTTCATCTATCCGGGTGGCGGGTGATGAACTTAAACTGCAGCCTGTAGGTTCATTCGACAGGGCGCTGCAGGGTAAAGTGCCCGGTTTGATGGCGCTTTCTTCGTCTGGTCAGCCAGGATCTGCTGCAGAGATCACTATCCGTGGTAAAGGTTCTATCAGCGGAAGTAACTCACCCCTGTACATTATCGATGGTATCCAGGTTAGTGCGGCAGATTTTGCCACCATCAACCCCGGCGATATCGAAAGCTACAACATCCTGAAAGATGCATCGTCTACCGCTATCTATGGTTCACGCGGTGCGAATGGTGTAATCGTAATCACTACCAAACGCGGTAGCTCAGGCCTGACGAAAGTGAATTATGATGGCCAGTTCGGTTTTTCCGAATTGCCCAAGAACAAATTGAGGTTGATGACTTCAAGAGAAAAAGTGGATTATGAGAAACACTCCCGTCCTTTGTATGATCCCAATGATCCTTCCTGGGATGGCAGTAATCCTTTTGGTTGGACACCAGACGAAATGGACAGCCTGGCGAAGATCGACAACGGCATTGCCGACAAGATGTTCCGCAAAGGAACTACCCAGCAACACATGGTAAGTGCTTCAGGGGGTAATGATAAAACGAAGTTCTTCCTGTCTGGTTCAATTTTCGATCAGCAGGGTATTGTGCGCAATACCGGTCTGAAACGCTACACTGGTCGCGCCAATATCGATAATACTTTTGGTAACTGGAAGATCGGCCTGAATGCCAGCTTCGGTTACTCACGTCTTACCAATACACTGGAAAATGATGTATATATCGGACAGCCTTTGAACGCTATCCGTTGGTTCAACCCATACATTACTTTGTATAATCCTGATGGAACATACAGGTATGACGGGTATGGCGGTCAACCGAATCCGCTGCAGGAGCAATTTGAGAACACCTATAATGGAGATCAGCTCAAAGGTATCGGTAGCGCCTATATCGAATACGCGCTTCCCTGGGTCAAGGGCTTAAAAGTAAGAACCCAATGGGGTGCTGATTTTACACAGGATGAAGACCTGCGTTATCTCGACCGTACAACCGATCAGGGTATCCAGGCTATCGGTAGCCGTGGCTCTCTGCGCAGGGGATATACCAAATTCGTTCGTTATACAGGAACTACTTCTTTGAACTATACAACAAGTTTCGGGGATCATGACCTGAGCCTGTCTTTGTTCAATGAGATCGTGAAAGCAAAACAGGAGTCATTCGGGTTTACCGGTTATGGTATGATCGGGCCTTTCAAGAATGAATCAGGCATCACGCCTGGTACAGCTGATAACGGATACATTCCTACTGTAAGAGGAAGCGTTACCGAAAATGGATTGCTGTCTTACTTCTTCGATGGAGTGTATGGCTACAAGAACAGGTACTTCCTTAACGCTGGTGTAAGACGTGATGGTTCTTCCCGACTTAGCCGCGACAATCGCTGGTCTACCTTCGGACATGTGGGCGCAAGCTGGATCGTGTCTGATGAGGAGTTCATGGCCGGTACTGAGAACTGGTTGTCTATGTTGAAACTTAAAGCCAGCTACGGTGCTGTAGGTAGCCAGGGTGTAGGCGATTTTGCCACATTGCCTTTGCTCAGCGCTGCAGTGTATAATGGTGAACCCGGCCTGGTTCTCACTAACCTGCAACGCCCACTCACCTGGGAGAGGAAAGTGATGTTCAATACAGGTGTGGAGTTTGCATTGTTCAATAACCGTGTAAATGGTAGCATCGAGTATTATAATAACCAAACCAAGGACCTGTTCCTGCCAAGACAATTGTCACGTACTTCAGGTTGGCTGGAAGTAATCAATAACCTGGGTAGCCTGCGCAACTCCGGTATTGAGATCGCTTTGGAAGGAGCTGTTGTTCGCACGAAAGACTTCAATCTGTCTCTGAATGTGAACTACACTCATAACAAAAACAAGCTGACAGATCAGGCTGGATTGGATGAACAGGTGAGCGGTGTATTCATCAACAAAGTTGGCGAATCCATCAACTCTCTGTACCTGGTGCGCTATGCAGGTGTTGATCCTGAAACAGGAGATGCCCTGTACCTGAAAGCCGATGGTAAAACGACCACCGACTTTGATGAGGCAAACCGCGTTATTGTAGGAACCGTAGATCCGCCCAACTTTGGTGGCTTTGGTACTACCATGAATTATAAAGGCCTTGAGCTGAATGTTCAATTCAGCTATGCTTATGGTCATTATATTTTCAATAATGACAGGACCAACGTAGAGAATCCAGGTTACTGGTTTTCTAACCTCGCTGCTTCTATGTTGAAGGAATGGCAGAAACCGGGAGACATCACTGATGTGCCTTCTCCATTCAATTCCTATCAGCCGGAAACAAACAGGTATGCTGAAAAAGGTGATTTCCTGAGATTGCAAAACGTGATGCTGAGCTACTCACTGCCCAAAACGGTTATAGGGAAACTCAAAGGGGTTAGAAATATCCGTGTTTTTGCACAAGGCCAGAACCTGTATGTTTGGCACAATGTGCTGGGCTATGATCCTGAGGTTCCCAACGGCATGCTGCTGGGTGGACAGTATCCTCAGTTGAAAACAATCACCTTTGGCCTCAACCTTGGTTTCTAA
- a CDS encoding sensor histidine kinase gives MKHNLYLIISSFPVFSRKTVCMLCCSLFFFFIGRSQEFSYSHYTTRDGLASKVVYCMQQDTDGFMWFGTEAGVSRFDGTNFKTFTMRDGLPDNAILRLFADSRGRVWIMPFKNSICYYYKGKIHTQENDSLLAKIRLTDFVMGCVETGNGEIVIIDKKMIWAFTPEDKVTNYQCPRSPECYLTKLVNQDTKEILMMDEQQVYATKDFKQYHYLFNIPAKQAGEGTALVTRDLVCWYSPGNMLHVRSLRYKIEYEVPVPSLNTILKLDDSLLCLNTSRGSFIFNILTRQISEHFLSNRNVSNCFTDNEGGVWYSTITDGVYRLRSRRVKNFRSLGAGEQNFHVFELQKDRNAILVGTDMGCMELKTDETGAGLSLSEKFDGASFNKPIKSVIIRGDTHILGSGPGVFVSSKGAPFRSAMHFGAIKQMDFLNDRELVLATSGGLLLIDFPSLRCTKVLREGRTTSMLIRRDSIFFGTLTGLLIRKPDGMYDDLGDQIPFLKGRKINAIREASDGTIWVAAFGGIVEIRNHEMGRVFGTNNGLSSEDCRTLVIDRNCIWVGTDKGLDRVFIDPPGSIIHYSTTDGLGSNMINTLLVNGNYLYAGTPEGVSFFNKSTINTNSRCDLRLLNVSIDGAAVAPAVSYALDYNKRNIRFDYVGISYRSEGDIEYTYRLRGFDTAWHRTRQTSLDFIALPAGDYELELFATNKFGVESKPLNIAMLIKTPFWQTAWFITLSAILLMGLTWMLVTERSKRIREREKAAQAIQEKLQDLEQKALRAQMNPHFIFNSLNSIQGFILDNDAGSANKYLSSFARLIRQTLDNSAHSEISVEDEINYLVTYLQLEQLRFKHSFNYSVKADPEVNKSQTFIPGMVLQPFVENAIRHGIQNRQQQGGFIQVGFSLCQDWLCCTITDNGPGREVVQALKSSQHIEYQSRGMQLTTERINVLNLQQKRQISLEMEDVLDEAGNVSGTRIIVKFPVNH, from the coding sequence ATGAAGCATAACCTTTATCTGATCATTTCTTCCTTTCCTGTTTTCAGCAGAAAAACGGTATGCATGTTATGCTGTTCTCTTTTCTTTTTTTTCATTGGCCGGTCCCAGGAATTCAGTTACTCTCATTATACCACGCGTGATGGCCTCGCCAGTAAAGTAGTGTATTGCATGCAGCAGGATACCGATGGCTTCATGTGGTTCGGTACGGAAGCAGGCGTCAGTCGTTTCGATGGCACCAATTTCAAAACCTTCACCATGCGCGATGGATTACCGGACAATGCCATTCTCCGGTTGTTTGCCGATTCCCGCGGACGCGTATGGATCATGCCTTTCAAGAACAGTATCTGCTATTATTATAAAGGGAAAATACATACACAGGAAAACGATAGCCTGCTGGCAAAGATCAGGCTCACGGACTTTGTGATGGGATGCGTTGAAACCGGCAATGGTGAAATTGTGATCATAGATAAGAAAATGATATGGGCATTTACTCCTGAGGATAAAGTGACCAACTATCAATGCCCGCGCTCTCCGGAATGTTATCTTACCAAACTCGTGAACCAGGATACCAAAGAAATATTGATGATGGATGAGCAGCAGGTATATGCTACAAAGGATTTCAAACAATACCATTATCTCTTCAATATTCCGGCCAAACAGGCGGGCGAAGGCACAGCACTGGTTACACGCGATCTTGTTTGCTGGTATTCGCCGGGCAACATGCTGCACGTAAGATCTCTCCGTTATAAGATCGAATATGAAGTACCGGTACCGAGCCTCAATACCATTCTGAAACTGGATGACTCATTGCTTTGTCTCAATACAAGCCGTGGTTCTTTCATCTTCAACATTCTTACCAGACAGATAAGCGAGCATTTTCTCAGCAACAGGAATGTAAGCAATTGCTTTACGGACAATGAAGGGGGCGTTTGGTATTCCACCATCACCGATGGCGTGTACCGTCTGCGATCCAGGCGGGTAAAGAATTTCAGAAGCCTTGGTGCAGGTGAGCAGAACTTTCATGTATTCGAATTGCAGAAAGACCGAAATGCCATTCTTGTAGGAACGGATATGGGATGCATGGAATTGAAGACTGATGAGACCGGGGCAGGGCTGAGCCTTTCAGAGAAATTCGATGGGGCATCTTTCAATAAGCCGATAAAATCTGTGATCATTCGCGGGGATACGCATATTCTCGGAAGCGGCCCTGGTGTTTTTGTCAGCAGTAAGGGTGCGCCATTTCGTTCTGCCATGCATTTCGGTGCTATCAAGCAGATGGATTTTCTGAATGATCGTGAACTGGTGCTGGCAACATCAGGAGGTTTGTTATTGATCGATTTCCCTTCGCTCCGCTGCACAAAAGTGCTCAGGGAAGGAAGGACCACCAGCATGCTGATCAGGAGAGACTCGATCTTTTTCGGTACGCTCACCGGCCTGCTGATCCGAAAGCCCGATGGTATGTACGATGATCTGGGTGATCAGATACCCTTCCTCAAGGGAAGGAAGATAAATGCAATCAGGGAGGCATCAGACGGCACCATCTGGGTGGCAGCATTTGGTGGAATTGTGGAAATCAGGAATCATGAAATGGGCCGGGTATTCGGCACCAACAATGGATTGAGCAGTGAAGACTGTCGTACGCTGGTGATCGACCGGAACTGTATCTGGGTGGGGACCGATAAGGGGCTCGACAGGGTTTTCATTGACCCACCGGGAAGCATCATACATTATTCCACTACTGATGGCCTCGGCTCCAATATGATCAATACATTGCTGGTGAATGGAAATTACCTCTACGCCGGAACTCCCGAAGGTGTTTCTTTCTTCAACAAGAGTACCATCAATACCAATTCCCGCTGCGATCTGCGTCTCCTGAATGTCAGCATAGACGGTGCGGCCGTAGCACCGGCCGTCAGCTATGCGCTCGATTACAACAAACGCAATATCCGCTTCGATTATGTAGGCATTTCCTACAGATCGGAAGGCGATATCGAATATACATACAGGCTCCGCGGTTTTGATACGGCCTGGCATAGAACAAGGCAAACCTCGCTGGATTTTATCGCATTGCCTGCCGGTGATTATGAGCTGGAGCTTTTTGCTACCAATAAATTCGGTGTGGAAAGCAAACCGCTGAACATCGCCATGCTGATCAAAACACCTTTCTGGCAAACAGCCTGGTTCATCACCCTCTCAGCTATCTTACTCATGGGCCTCACCTGGATGCTGGTAACGGAAAGGAGCAAACGAATCAGGGAAAGAGAGAAAGCTGCACAAGCGATCCAGGAAAAATTGCAGGACCTGGAACAGAAGGCGCTCAGGGCGCAGATGAACCCTCATTTCATTTTCAACAGCCTCAATTCCATTCAGGGTTTCATTCTCGATAACGATGCAGGCAGCGCCAATAAATACCTGAGCAGCTTTGCCCGCCTGATCCGGCAAACGCTGGACAATTCAGCGCATTCCGAGATCTCCGTGGAAGATGAGATCAATTACCTGGTCACTTACCTGCAGCTGGAGCAATTACGGTTCAAACATAGTTTCAATTACAGCGTGAAAGCAGATCCTGAAGTGAATAAGTCGCAAACATTCATTCCTGGCATGGTGCTGCAGCCTTTTGTAGAGAATGCGATCCGTCATGGCATTCAGAACAGGCAGCAGCAGGGAGGTTTTATACAGGTGGGATTCTCGCTTTGCCAGGATTGGCTCTGCTGCACTATTACAGACAATGGTCCGGGCAGGGAAGTAGTACAAGCCCTCAAATCATCTCAACATATCGAATACCAGTCCAGGGGCATGCAACTGACTACGGAGCGTATCAACGTGCTCAACCTTCAGCAGAAAAGACAGATCTCACTGGAAATGGAAGATGTATTGGATGAGGCCGGCAATGTAAGCGGAACGCGCATCATTGTAAAATTTCCTGTCAACCATTAA
- a CDS encoding acyl-CoA thioesterase, with translation MEYSKTYTVKDEHIDVQQIVDGLYYPFYMEWCRHDFIREVLDFDFEAEAHKGNNMVLSRYTLQFVRSLKKGDTFQVTCSPMLDKTNKAVLHFRQTILLNNKIVTKAVFSGTCVKAGGGRPFLPEGLLSKLEGAPEWDGEL, from the coding sequence ATGGAATATTCAAAAACCTATACAGTAAAAGACGAACATATCGATGTGCAACAGATCGTAGATGGATTGTACTATCCGTTCTACATGGAATGGTGCCGTCATGATTTCATCCGCGAAGTATTGGATTTCGATTTCGAAGCAGAGGCACATAAAGGGAATAACATGGTGCTGTCCCGATACACGCTTCAGTTTGTACGTTCGCTCAAAAAAGGAGATACTTTCCAGGTCACCTGCAGCCCGATGCTGGACAAAACGAATAAAGCAGTTCTTCATTTCAGGCAAACGATTCTCCTCAATAACAAGATCGTTACCAAAGCGGTGTTTTCCGGAACCTGTGTGAAAGCCGGCGGCGGAAGGCCCTTCCTTCCTGAAGGATTGTTATCAAAGCTCGAAGGGGCGCCGGAATGGGACGGCGAGCTGTAA
- a CDS encoding LytR/AlgR family response regulator transcription factor, with amino-acid sequence MNTINCILVDDEPLNLDGLEKMINRYCPELTVVGKATSAKEALELIRAGSPQIVFLDIQMPRENAFDLLDKLMPVNFEIIFVTAFDNYALRAFRYSALDYLLKPVDMDELRTAVQKARTKLMEKDVNMRLAGFLDQIREKSGNSRIALKTKEGLIFYPIKDILYCTAERAYTRFTFVNSKQLLVSGNLKEFEILLPEDNFCRVHDSYLINLDHVKKYHYGKGGYVEMADGVPIDVSSRKRAAFLAKLRY; translated from the coding sequence ATGAACACTATCAATTGCATTCTTGTAGACGACGAACCACTGAACCTCGATGGCCTGGAAAAGATGATCAACCGGTATTGTCCTGAGCTCACCGTGGTGGGGAAAGCCACCAGTGCGAAGGAAGCGCTGGAGCTGATCCGCGCGGGTTCACCGCAGATCGTTTTCCTGGATATTCAGATGCCCAGGGAAAATGCGTTTGACCTGCTGGATAAATTAATGCCTGTAAACTTTGAGATCATCTTCGTTACTGCTTTTGATAATTACGCACTTAGGGCTTTTCGGTACAGTGCACTGGATTACCTGCTCAAGCCTGTTGATATGGATGAGCTGCGTACGGCAGTGCAGAAAGCGCGCACCAAACTGATGGAGAAAGACGTGAACATGCGGCTGGCCGGATTCCTGGACCAGATCAGGGAGAAGAGCGGGAATTCAAGGATCGCGTTGAAAACGAAGGAAGGTCTGATCTTCTATCCCATCAAGGACATACTGTATTGCACAGCCGAAAGGGCCTACACCCGTTTCACATTTGTGAACAGCAAGCAATTACTGGTGAGCGGTAATCTGAAAGAATTCGAGATCCTGCTGCCTGAAGACAATTTCTGCCGTGTACACGATTCTTATCTTATCAACCTTGATCATGTAAAGAAATATCATTACGGAAAGGGAGGATATGTAGAGATGGCTGATGGGGTACCCATCGACGTGAGCTCCCGTAAACGAGCGGCCTTTCTGGCCAAGCTAAGGTACTAA
- a CDS encoding RagB/SusD family nutrient uptake outer membrane protein: MLIKKFIIALTVIGSLSACNKVIDVNPESDLNANERFKNLDDYEFSLRGTYSLFRSTSYYGSTDGAANAFVALPDMLADDLLSFDDENLGNELVFSRWLYTSAETQVLNAWTAAYRIISQANLTLTNIDNFAGEDEGRVNRIKAQALAIRALVHFDILRYWVNDYKNANAPGIPYLEKYDYEQKPGRGTVAQTYTKIEKDLLDAKGLMQNMDDDINTGGSPAYIDELAVDAILARMYLYKGDMDKAIEFSTEVIDNVDLVDKARFDLIWQDAVFDEVLWSVTFTAGQGTPGGNVYAPDVNRSQYAPNSDLINEYDLNNDVRVPAYFAVIPNNDGDDRVVLSKYLAKSASMTKPDGVVNFKALRVGEMYLIRAEAYAKATAPDEAAAMDDLNTLRAARIYGYTNENLSGQALLNAIELERRKELVAEGHRFFDLKRKGVTERNVNRAGTCSTCDLPATSYRWAWPIPRTEIEANPAILPQNDGYGQ; the protein is encoded by the coding sequence ATGTTAATAAAGAAATTTATCATAGCATTGACCGTCATCGGTTCACTGAGTGCCTGCAACAAGGTAATCGATGTAAACCCGGAGAGCGATCTCAATGCCAATGAACGATTCAAAAACCTTGACGATTACGAGTTCTCCCTTCGCGGTACCTACAGCCTTTTCAGAAGCACCAGTTATTATGGCTCAACTGATGGTGCCGCAAATGCATTTGTTGCATTACCGGATATGCTGGCAGATGATCTGCTGAGCTTTGATGATGAAAACCTCGGTAATGAGCTAGTGTTCTCCAGGTGGTTGTATACTTCTGCTGAAACTCAGGTACTGAATGCCTGGACTGCAGCTTACCGCATCATCAGCCAGGCTAACCTCACGTTGACCAATATTGACAATTTCGCCGGCGAAGATGAAGGAAGAGTAAACCGTATCAAAGCTCAGGCGCTTGCTATCAGAGCCCTGGTCCATTTCGATATCCTTCGCTATTGGGTGAATGATTACAAAAATGCCAATGCTCCCGGCATTCCTTATTTGGAAAAATACGATTATGAGCAAAAGCCAGGACGTGGCACTGTAGCACAAACCTACACAAAGATTGAAAAGGATCTGCTGGATGCGAAAGGCCTCATGCAGAATATGGATGATGATATCAATACTGGTGGTTCTCCCGCTTACATCGATGAATTGGCTGTTGATGCAATCCTGGCGAGAATGTATCTCTATAAAGGAGATATGGACAAAGCCATCGAGTTTTCTACAGAGGTGATCGATAATGTTGACCTGGTTGACAAAGCCAGGTTCGATCTGATCTGGCAGGATGCTGTGTTTGATGAAGTGCTCTGGTCAGTAACTTTCACAGCAGGCCAGGGAACACCGGGCGGTAACGTTTACGCACCTGATGTTAACCGTAGCCAGTATGCACCTAATTCTGACCTGATCAATGAATATGATCTGAACAACGATGTGCGTGTTCCCGCTTATTTTGCCGTGATTCCGAACAATGACGGAGATGACCGCGTTGTTTTGTCTAAATATCTCGCAAAGTCTGCATCAATGACCAAGCCTGATGGTGTTGTAAACTTCAAAGCGTTGCGTGTAGGTGAAATGTACCTGATCCGCGCTGAAGCATATGCGAAAGCAACTGCTCCTGATGAAGCTGCTGCCATGGATGATCTCAACACGCTTCGTGCTGCAAGGATCTATGGCTATACTAATGAGAATCTGAGCGGTCAGGCGCTGCTGAATGCCATTGAACTGGAGCGTCGTAAAGAGCTGGTAGCTGAAGGCCACCGCTTCTTTGACCTGAAAAGGAAAGGTGTAACAGAGCGCAATGTGAACAGGGCTGGCACCTGCTCTACCTGCGATCTGCCTGCTACCTCTTACAGATGGGCATGGCCGATCCCAAGAACTGAGATCGAAGCCAACCCTGCTATCCTGCCTCAGAACGATGGATATGGTCAATAA